A region from the Deltaproteobacteria bacterium genome encodes:
- a CDS encoding carbonic anhydrase — protein sequence MPNKEILKFIAGFRRFRARYYADEESIYRRLSQGGQSPKTMIIACSDSRVDPGMLAGASPGEIFVVRNVANLVPPFESQGKFHGVSSAIEFAVVNLRVENIIVLGHRQCGGIRTLMMSENLKSTSFVAKWMQIAAPAKEKVLAANPVAFTPEQQEALCRHCELESIVISIENLKTFPFILEALAESRLELHGAYFDLESGELYELDHQTRGFQSIPL from the coding sequence ATGCCGAACAAGGAAATCTTAAAGTTTATAGCTGGGTTTCGACGCTTTCGCGCTCGCTATTATGCAGACGAAGAGTCGATCTACCGCCGCCTTTCTCAAGGCGGGCAATCCCCGAAGACAATGATCATCGCCTGTAGTGATTCGCGCGTGGACCCCGGTATGCTCGCGGGCGCTTCGCCGGGCGAAATTTTTGTCGTTAGAAACGTGGCCAATCTTGTGCCACCATTCGAATCTCAGGGAAAATTTCATGGCGTGAGCTCTGCGATCGAGTTTGCGGTCGTCAACCTGCGAGTAGAAAACATCATTGTTCTTGGGCATCGCCAATGCGGCGGAATTCGAACGCTGATGATGAGCGAGAATCTAAAGTCTACGAGCTTCGTCGCAAAATGGATGCAAATCGCAGCACCGGCAAAAGAAAAAGTTTTGGCAGCGAATCCTGTTGCGTTTACTCCAGAACAACAGGAAGCCCTTTGCCGACATTGTGAACTCGAGTCGATTGTCATTTCGATTGAAAATTTAAAAACGTTTCCGTTTATCCTAGAAGCCCTCGCCGAATCCCGTCTTGAACTTCATGGCGCATATTTTGATCTGGAGTCTGGCGAACTCTATGAACTCGATCACCAGACTCGAGGTTTTCAAAGCATACCGCTGTAA